Proteins encoded by one window of Musa acuminata AAA Group cultivar baxijiao chromosome BXJ2-9, Cavendish_Baxijiao_AAA, whole genome shotgun sequence:
- the LOC103973179 gene encoding serine carboxypeptidase-like 35, with product MSVLVAASSLLLMAMAMGAARGSSRREADRVGALPGQPAVEFRHYAGYVRVSDDKALFFWFFEAKRRPEEKPLVLWLNGGPGCSSIAYGAAQELGPFLVKSNSPNLTLNPYSWNNVANLLFLESPVGVGFSYTNRTLDLGELGDRTTAQDSHTFLLNWFKRFPEFKHHDLYIAGESYAGHYVPQLAELIYEGNKKASKDSFINLRGFMIGNAVLNDATDQLGMVEYAWSHAIISDELYSTVRKECDSFKEEGEGGRASKACSPAVRAFLQAYNDIDIYSIYSPICLSSLTKSSPSRKLVAAPKFFSQHEIWHDMRKMPTGYDPCTEDYVEKYFNRKDVQRALHANVTRLSYPYSPCSELIHNWNDSPSTVLPILMKLMKAGLRVWVYSGDTDGRVPVTSTRYSINEMRLRPKGEERKRWGGWRAWYHKEQVAGWVVEYEEGLTLATVRGAGHQVPVFAPDRALSLLSHFLGGQPLPSSRSP from the exons ATGTCGGTTCTTGTGGCTGCATCGTCTCTTCTGCTAATGGCCATGGCCATGGGCGCAGCTCGGGGTTCGTCGCGGCGCGAGGCCGATAGGGTGGGGGCGCTCCCCGGCCAGCCAGCGGTGGAGTTCAGGCACTACGCCGGGTACGTAAGGGTAAGCGACGACAAGGCGCTCTTCTTCTGGTTCTTCGAGGCCAAACGACGGCCGGAGGAGAAGCCTCTCGTGCTCTGGCTCAATGGAG GACCCGGATGCTCTTCCATTGCTTATGGAGCTGCACAAGAGTTAGGGCCATTCTTGGTCAAAAGCAATTCTCCCAACCTCACTCTCAATCCCTACTCCTGGAACAACG TTGCAAATCTTTTGTTCCTCGAATCGCCGGTCGGGGTAGGAttctcctacaccaatagaacactaGATTTGGGGGAGCTCGGCGATCGAACCACAGCCCAAGACTCCCACACCTTTCTCTTGAACTGGTTCAAGAGGTTCCCTGAGTTCAAGCACCATGACTTGTAcattgctggagaaagctacgcAG GTCACTATGTTCCCCAGCTTGCAGAGCTCATCTATGAAGGAAACAAGAAAGCTAGCAAGGATTCATTTATTAATCTTAGAGGTTTCATG ATTGGGAATGCAGTGCTTAACGATGCGACGGACCAGCTGGGAATGGTGGAGTATGCCTGGAGCCACGCCATAATCTCCGACGAGCTCTACTCCACCGTGCGTAAAGAATGCGACTCCTTCAAGGAAGAAGGGGAAGGCGGGCGGGCGAGCAAAGCATGCTCGCCGGCCGTCAGAGCTTTCTTACAGGCCTACAATGATATCGATATCTACAGCATCTACTCCCCGATCTGCCTCTCGTCGCTCACCAAATCTTCTCCCTCGCGCAAGCTCGTTGCAGCCCCCAAGTTCTTCTCTCAGCAT GAGATATGGCATGACATGAGAAAGATGCCGACAGGGTATGATCCATGCACCGAAGACTACGTGGAGAAATACTTCAACAGGAAGGATGTGCAAAGGGCACTGCACGCCAACGTCACACGTCTCTCTTACCCCTACTCCCCTTGCAG CGAATTGATACACAACTGGAATGACTCTCCATCCACCGTACTCCCCATCCTGATGAAGCTGATGAAAGCAGGCCTTCGAGTTTGGGTCTACAG TGGCGACACCGACGGCAGGGTGCCGGTGACGTCGACGAGGTACAGCATCAACGAGATGAGGCTTCGGCCAAAGGGAGAGGAAAGGAAGCGTTGGGGGGGCTGGAGGGCTTGGTACCACAAGGAGCAGGTGGCTGGGTGGGTGGTGGAGTACGAAGAGGGGCTGACATTGGCCACCGTGAGGGGCGCCGGCCACCAGGTGCCTGTCTTCGCCCCCGACCGCGCCCTCTCCCTGCTCTCCCACTTTCTTGGAGGCCAACCGCTACCATCCTCGCGCTCCCCGTAG